The following proteins are encoded in a genomic region of Xanthomonas cassavae CFBP 4642:
- the fabG gene encoding 3-oxoacyl-ACP reductase FabG has product MSKPLQGEIALVTGASRGIGAAIADTLAAQGATVIGTATSASGAAAIGERLAAHGGHGRELNVTEAAAVDGLIDAIGKEFGAISILVNNAGITRDNLLMRMKDDDWQAIIDTNLTSVFRTSKAVMRGMMKARKGRIVNIASVVGVTGNPGQTNYAAAKAGIIAFSKSLAKEIGSRGVTVNVVAPGFIDTDMTKALPDEAKAALLQQIALGHLGAPEDIANAVAFLAGPTARYITGETLHVNGGMYMP; this is encoded by the coding sequence ATGAGCAAGCCCCTGCAGGGCGAAATCGCCCTCGTCACCGGCGCCAGTCGCGGCATCGGTGCGGCCATTGCCGATACCCTGGCTGCCCAGGGCGCCACGGTGATCGGTACCGCCACCTCGGCCTCCGGCGCTGCAGCCATCGGCGAGCGTCTGGCCGCCCATGGCGGCCACGGCCGTGAGCTCAACGTCACCGAGGCGGCGGCGGTCGATGGCCTGATCGATGCGATCGGCAAGGAATTCGGCGCCATCTCGATCCTGGTCAACAACGCCGGCATCACCCGCGACAACCTGTTGATGCGGATGAAGGACGACGACTGGCAGGCCATCATCGACACCAACCTGACCAGTGTGTTCCGCACCTCCAAGGCGGTGATGCGCGGCATGATGAAGGCGCGCAAGGGCCGCATCGTCAACATCGCCTCGGTGGTCGGCGTGACCGGTAACCCCGGCCAGACCAACTACGCTGCGGCCAAGGCCGGCATCATCGCGTTCTCCAAGTCGCTGGCCAAGGAAATCGGCTCGCGCGGGGTCACCGTGAATGTGGTGGCGCCCGGCTTCATCGATACCGACATGACCAAGGCGCTGCCGGACGAGGCCAAGGCCGCTTTGCTGCAGCAGATCGCGCTCGGGCATCTGGGCGCGCCGGAAGACATCGCCAACGCGGTGGCGTTCCTGGCCGGCCCGACCGCCCGCTACATCACCGGTGAGACCCTGCACGTCAACGGTGGCATGTACATGCCGTGA
- the fabD gene encoding ACP S-malonyltransferase: MTESTLAFVFPGQGSQSLGMLADLADLHPQIRETFVEASDGAGVDLWALSQGGPEEMLNRTEYTQPALLAAGVAVWRLWNAQRGERPALLAGHSLGEYTALVASGALSLHDGAHLVRLRGQFMQAAAPAGVGAMAAVLGAEDAVVQEVCAAASGSQVVVPANFNSPGQIVIGGDAAAVDRALALLAERGVRKAVKLAVSVPSHTPLMRDAANQLGEAMAGLTWHAPQIPVVQNVDARVHDGSEAIRQALVEQLYLPVQWTGCVQALASQGITRIAECGPGKVLSGLIKRIDKSLDARPLATPADYAGALDAWTH, encoded by the coding sequence GTGACCGAATCTACGCTCGCTTTCGTGTTTCCCGGCCAGGGCTCCCAGTCCCTGGGCATGCTGGCCGACCTGGCCGACCTGCACCCGCAGATCCGCGAGACCTTCGTCGAGGCCTCCGATGGCGCCGGTGTCGATCTGTGGGCCCTGTCGCAGGGCGGCCCGGAAGAGATGCTCAACCGCACCGAGTACACCCAGCCGGCGCTGCTGGCTGCGGGCGTGGCGGTGTGGCGGCTGTGGAACGCGCAGCGCGGCGAACGTCCGGCGCTGCTGGCCGGGCATAGCCTGGGCGAATACACCGCCCTGGTCGCGTCCGGCGCCTTGTCGCTGCACGACGGCGCCCACCTGGTGCGCCTGCGCGGTCAGTTCATGCAGGCGGCCGCGCCGGCCGGTGTCGGCGCGATGGCGGCGGTGCTGGGTGCCGAGGATGCGGTGGTGCAGGAGGTCTGTGCCGCGGCGTCCGGCAGCCAGGTGGTGGTGCCGGCCAATTTCAATTCGCCGGGCCAGATCGTGATCGGTGGCGATGCCGCAGCGGTGGACCGCGCGCTGGCGCTGCTGGCCGAGCGCGGCGTGCGCAAGGCGGTCAAGCTGGCGGTAAGCGTGCCCTCGCATACCCCGCTGATGCGCGATGCCGCCAACCAGCTCGGCGAGGCGATGGCCGGATTGACCTGGCACGCTCCGCAGATTCCGGTGGTGCAGAACGTGGATGCGCGCGTGCACGATGGCAGCGAGGCGATCCGCCAGGCACTGGTGGAGCAGCTGTACCTGCCGGTGCAGTGGACCGGTTGCGTGCAGGCGCTCGCCAGCCAGGGCATCACCCGGATCGCCGAATGCGGCCCGGGCAAGGTGCTGAGCGGGCTGATTAAGCGCATCGACAAGAGCCTGGACGCGCGCCCGCTGGCCACGCCTGCCGACTACGCTGGCGCGCTCGACGCCTGGACGCACTGA
- a CDS encoding Maf family protein encodes MMPPLILASTSVYRRALLGRLQLEFSTARPEVDEQAQPGERPAALASRLAAEKAAAVAAGAPDAWVIGSDQVADLDGEALGKPGSLARARAQLGAMAGRVVRFHTAVSLAGPHGSFHALDLTEVQLRPLTPDDIARYLAAESALDCAGSFRCEGLGISLFDAIRTSDPTALIGLPLIALARLLRQAGFVLP; translated from the coding sequence ATGATGCCACCCCTGATCCTTGCCTCCACGTCCGTCTACCGGCGCGCCCTGCTCGGCCGCCTGCAACTGGAGTTCAGCACCGCCCGCCCGGAGGTCGATGAGCAGGCGCAGCCGGGCGAGAGACCCGCGGCCCTGGCCAGCCGTCTGGCTGCCGAAAAAGCCGCTGCAGTGGCGGCCGGCGCCCCCGACGCCTGGGTGATCGGCTCGGACCAGGTCGCCGATCTGGACGGCGAAGCCCTGGGCAAACCGGGCAGCCTTGCCCGGGCGCGTGCGCAACTGGGTGCCATGGCCGGGCGCGTGGTGCGCTTCCACACCGCCGTCAGCCTGGCAGGCCCGCACGGCAGCTTCCACGCGCTGGATCTGACCGAAGTACAACTGCGCCCGCTGACGCCTGACGACATCGCGCGTTATCTGGCCGCCGAGTCGGCACTGGATTGCGCAGGCAGCTTCAGGTGCGAAGGCCTGGGCATCAGCCTGTTCGACGCCATCCGCACCAGCGACCCCACCGCACTGATCGGCCTGCCGTTGATCGCGTTGGCGCGGTTGCTGCGGCAGGCGGGGTTCGTGCTTCCTTGA
- a CDS encoding YceD family protein: MSANVPEMLDAWRMVAARRRFDGRIPLSAMTRLQGSLVDTEGECVYSLQFDHDDLLKVAFVELSVDVELPLACQRSLQRFLYPVQIRQRLGLIRDEADEAALPAEYEALLVPEDGMLRAVDMVEDELVLSVPVVPMAPGSEAIDAEWVPTQEERDKVSPFAALAALKKQ; the protein is encoded by the coding sequence ATGTCCGCGAACGTACCCGAAATGCTGGATGCTTGGCGGATGGTCGCAGCGCGCAGGCGCTTCGATGGCCGCATTCCGCTATCTGCGATGACTCGCTTGCAGGGAAGTCTGGTCGATACCGAGGGCGAGTGCGTCTATTCGCTCCAATTCGATCATGACGACCTGTTGAAGGTCGCCTTTGTCGAACTCAGTGTCGATGTCGAGCTTCCGCTGGCCTGCCAGCGCAGCCTGCAGCGCTTCCTGTATCCGGTGCAAATCAGACAGCGTCTTGGTTTGATCCGTGACGAAGCCGACGAAGCCGCATTGCCGGCCGAGTACGAAGCGTTGCTGGTGCCGGAAGATGGCATGCTGCGGGCCGTCGACATGGTCGAGGACGAATTGGTGCTTTCGGTACCGGTGGTGCCGATGGCCCCGGGTAGCGAAGCGATCGACGCCGAATGGGTTCCGACCCAGGAAGAGCGGGACAAGGTCAGCCCGTTCGCGGCGCTGGCAGCGTTGAAGAAACAGTAA
- the rpmF gene encoding 50S ribosomal protein L32 — MAVQKSRVTPSRRGQRRSHDALTAKQLSTDPTSGEIHLRHHITADGYYRGKKVITTKSSAVQED, encoded by the coding sequence ATGGCTGTGCAGAAATCCCGTGTCACCCCGTCCCGTCGCGGCCAGCGTCGTTCGCACGATGCCCTGACCGCCAAGCAGCTGTCGACCGACCCGACCAGCGGCGAGATCCATCTGCGCCACCACATCACCGCTGACGGTTACTACCGCGGCAAGAAGGTGATCACGACCAAGTCGTCGGCCGTCCAAGAAGATTGA
- a CDS encoding beta-ketoacyl-ACP synthase III — translation MSKRIYSRIAGTGSYLPEKVLTNDDMSKIVDTSDEWIFSRTGIRERHIVADDQTTSDLAYFASLKAMEAAGVTADEIDLIVIGTTTPDLIFPSTACLLQARLGNVGCGAMDVNAACSGFVYALSVADKFVRSGDAKTVLVVGAETLTRIVDWTDRTTCVLFGDGAGAVILKADEETGILSTHLHADGSKKELLWDPVGVSVGFGEGKNGGGALLMKGNDVFKYAVKALDSVVDETLAANGLDKHDLGWLIPHQANLRIIEATAKRLDLPMEQVVVTVDRHGNTSSASVPLALDEAVRSGRVQRGQLLLLEAFGGGFTWGSALLRY, via the coding sequence ATGAGCAAGCGGATCTATTCCAGAATCGCGGGCACGGGTAGCTATTTGCCCGAGAAGGTGTTGACCAACGACGACATGTCGAAGATCGTCGACACCAGCGATGAATGGATCTTCTCGCGCACTGGTATCCGTGAGCGTCACATCGTTGCCGACGACCAGACCACCAGCGATCTGGCGTATTTCGCCTCGCTGAAGGCGATGGAAGCGGCCGGTGTGACCGCCGACGAGATCGACCTGATCGTCATCGGTACCACCACGCCCGACCTGATCTTTCCGTCGACCGCCTGTCTGTTGCAGGCACGGCTGGGCAACGTCGGTTGCGGTGCGATGGATGTCAACGCCGCCTGCTCGGGCTTCGTCTACGCGCTCAGCGTGGCCGACAAGTTCGTGCGCAGCGGCGACGCCAAGACCGTGCTGGTGGTGGGCGCAGAAACCCTGACCCGCATCGTCGACTGGACCGACCGCACCACCTGCGTGCTGTTCGGCGATGGTGCCGGCGCGGTGATCCTCAAGGCCGACGAAGAGACCGGCATTCTCAGCACCCACCTGCATGCCGATGGCAGCAAGAAAGAGTTGCTGTGGGATCCGGTGGGCGTGTCGGTGGGGTTCGGCGAAGGCAAGAATGGCGGCGGTGCGTTGCTGATGAAAGGCAACGACGTCTTCAAGTACGCGGTCAAGGCGCTGGATTCGGTGGTCGATGAGACCCTGGCTGCCAACGGCCTGGACAAGCACGACCTGGGCTGGCTGATTCCGCACCAGGCCAACCTGCGCATCATCGAGGCCACCGCCAAGCGGCTGGACCTGCCGATGGAACAGGTGGTGGTCACGGTGGATCGCCACGGCAACACGTCCTCGGCCTCGGTGCCGCTGGCGCTGGACGAAGCGGTGCGCTCCGGTCGCGTGCAGCGTGGCCAGTTGTTGCTGCTGGAAGCCTTCGGCGGTGGCTTTACCTGGGGCTCGGCGCTGCTGCGCTATTGA